The Christiangramia flava JLT2011 genome has a segment encoding these proteins:
- a CDS encoding tetratricopeptide repeat-containing sensor histidine kinase: MYQAKPIDSLIDRYRETSNDSLKLKLAFKISYKYYLENDSLPFRKWNERSFELARKEQNVYKTAEAHWDLGNFFYRQTVNDSSYAHFYRAYQLFMEVDSTYYAARMLLNMGVVQESVKDYIGSETTTVRALQILEPLRKHKQLYLAYTNMGIVENGLENYENAISFHQKALKQLEELQDSILMATSYNNIGVVYQEQGKYEESVAYFQKVLKVKNLEQDNPRLYAMALDNLALNYFLSGTTSEDYRGMSEKALKIREEIQHISGIATNKIHLAKYAIAGDSASKAIRLLKEARDQAVQYHDFMYVLESLKELGAVDTLHSKQHLERYIQLNDSLVKEERLIRNKFARVRYETDEYIQKAEFLSEQRGWFIAGAIVLAVIFLLIYYLREQRSRNKELVFEKEQQEANARIYELLYSQQEKLEQAKNMEKNRIASELHDGVLGKLFGLRMSLGIIREDSKTLLPPEGLERFGSYLDELQGLEKEIRSISHEMVNEINSSQSSFSEILQNLVAEKQALTSTKMLLIDENTDWENWPNEVKVHIYRIIQEAIQNCIRHAEAHKMNIQLSENKNGLKITIQDDGRGFLQQKEKKGIGLRNIHQRVTKLHGHWNIASNNGTTLVIEIPSENGKYISHIHS; this comes from the coding sequence TTGTACCAGGCCAAACCAATTGATTCCCTGATTGATCGTTACCGGGAAACTTCCAACGACAGTCTTAAACTGAAGCTGGCATTCAAGATTTCTTATAAATATTACCTGGAAAACGACTCGCTGCCTTTCAGAAAATGGAACGAGCGAAGCTTTGAACTGGCCCGAAAAGAGCAGAATGTGTATAAAACTGCGGAAGCGCATTGGGACCTGGGCAATTTTTTTTACCGGCAAACCGTCAATGACAGTTCCTATGCTCATTTTTACCGTGCGTACCAGCTGTTCATGGAAGTAGACAGTACGTATTACGCGGCCAGGATGCTTCTGAATATGGGTGTGGTGCAGGAATCGGTTAAAGACTATATCGGTAGTGAGACCACTACGGTGCGAGCGCTCCAGATCCTGGAGCCACTCAGGAAGCACAAGCAGCTTTACCTCGCCTATACCAACATGGGCATCGTGGAAAACGGCCTGGAAAATTACGAGAACGCGATCAGTTTCCATCAGAAAGCACTAAAGCAACTGGAGGAGCTGCAGGATAGCATTTTGATGGCCACGAGCTATAACAATATTGGCGTGGTCTACCAGGAACAAGGAAAATATGAAGAATCGGTTGCGTATTTTCAGAAAGTTCTGAAGGTCAAAAACCTGGAACAAGACAACCCGCGGTTGTATGCTATGGCCTTGGATAACCTGGCCCTGAATTATTTTCTAAGCGGAACTACTTCGGAAGATTACCGGGGGATGAGCGAAAAAGCGTTGAAAATTCGGGAAGAAATTCAGCATATTTCAGGAATTGCCACCAACAAGATCCATCTTGCGAAATACGCGATCGCTGGTGACAGTGCATCAAAAGCCATTCGGTTACTGAAAGAAGCGCGCGATCAGGCGGTGCAATACCATGATTTTATGTATGTTCTGGAGTCTCTAAAGGAACTTGGTGCAGTAGATACTTTGCATTCCAAACAACACCTGGAGCGTTATATCCAGCTGAATGACAGCCTGGTGAAAGAAGAACGGCTGATCCGGAACAAATTTGCCCGTGTACGTTATGAAACCGATGAATACATTCAGAAAGCCGAATTCTTAAGCGAGCAGCGAGGCTGGTTTATTGCGGGGGCGATTGTGCTGGCCGTGATCTTTCTACTTATTTATTATTTACGGGAACAACGCTCACGGAATAAGGAGCTGGTCTTTGAGAAGGAGCAGCAGGAAGCGAACGCGAGGATCTATGAATTGCTTTATTCGCAACAGGAAAAACTGGAACAGGCGAAAAATATGGAAAAAAACCGAATCGCTAGTGAATTGCACGACGGGGTTCTGGGCAAACTTTTTGGACTGCGAATGAGCCTTGGGATCATCAGGGAAGATTCTAAAACACTTTTGCCGCCAGAGGGGCTGGAGCGTTTTGGGAGTTACCTGGATGAATTGCAGGGATTGGAAAAGGAGATTAGATCTATCTCCCATGAAATGGTGAACGAGATCAATAGTTCCCAATCCAGCTTTTCAGAAATTCTTCAGAACCTCGTTGCGGAAAAACAGGCGCTTACCAGTACAAAAATGCTCCTGATCGATGAAAATACAGACTGGGAGAACTGGCCGAACGAGGTGAAAGTTCATATTTATAGGATTATCCAGGAAGCGATACAGAATTGCATCAGGCACGCCGAAGCTCATAAGATGAACATCCAGCTGAGTGAAAATAAAAACGGATTGAAAATAACTATTCAGGATGATGGCCGGGGCTTTCTCCAGCAAAAGGAGAAAAAGGGAATCGGTCTTCGGAACATTCACCAGCGCGTCACCAAATTACATGGCCACTGGAACATCGCTTCTAACAACGGAACCACTTTAGTAATTGAAATTCCTTCAGAAAATGGAAAATATATTTCACACATTCATTCTTGA
- a CDS encoding response regulator transcription factor: MENIFHTFILDDHPLITNSYEWALRKVLEKREQQLKIKICQSIREASVFLQDRQFLASLDLVFLDIQLPQEEGNKFLSGEDIGVFLKKNGMKAKMIVSTTFTDNYRLNSLLKNMDPDGLLVKNDLTPEELMRAIEAVLSEPPYYSKTVRELMRKQLLNDYTVDSIDRRMLHELSQGAKMKDLPAVLPLSLAGIEKRKRNLKQVFGVEEDRELILKAREKGFI; this comes from the coding sequence ATGGAAAATATATTTCACACATTCATTCTTGACGATCACCCGCTCATCACCAATTCGTACGAGTGGGCGCTTCGGAAGGTATTGGAAAAACGCGAACAGCAGTTGAAGATCAAAATCTGCCAGAGCATTCGTGAAGCTTCGGTCTTTTTGCAGGATCGGCAATTTCTTGCCAGTCTGGACCTGGTTTTCCTGGATATCCAGCTGCCACAGGAAGAGGGAAATAAATTCCTTTCCGGGGAAGATATCGGTGTTTTCCTGAAAAAGAATGGAATGAAGGCAAAAATGATCGTTTCCACCACTTTTACTGATAATTATCGGCTCAACAGTCTGTTGAAAAATATGGATCCTGACGGGTTACTCGTAAAGAATGATCTCACTCCTGAGGAGCTGATGCGGGCGATCGAAGCAGTGCTTTCGGAACCGCCTTACTATAGCAAGACCGTGCGGGAACTGATGCGGAAACAATTATTGAATGATTACACCGTGGATTCGATAGATCGGCGAATGCTGCATGAGCTTTCTCAGGGCGCTAAAATGAAGGATCTGCCGGCGGTTCTGCCTTTATCGCTGGCCGGTATTGAAAAACGAAAGCGCAACCTGAAGCAGGTTTTCGGAGTGGAAGAAGATCGGGAGCTCATCCTGAAAGCACGGGAAAAAGGCTTTATCTAA
- a CDS encoding NUDIX hydrolase, with amino-acid sequence MKKKLINQETGELEDSSVLKSVTIDSVIFGFENGHLEVLLVKHALGIRKGQWGLPGGWIKKDEGIDAAANRLLLELTGLDQIFLEQLKAFGDPDRFPIGRVITIGYYALINKEKYNIKAGYTASEAKWFRLKKIPDLIYDHNQILEFSLKQLRRRVRQAPIGFNLLPEKFTLLQLMQLYEEILDIQMDKSNFRRKFLKMKLLVGLKEKQQDVSHRAAKLYKFDNEIYEQLTTRGFNFEF; translated from the coding sequence ATGAAGAAAAAGCTGATCAACCAGGAAACCGGAGAATTAGAGGATAGCAGTGTACTGAAATCGGTCACTATCGACAGTGTGATTTTCGGTTTTGAGAACGGGCATCTGGAAGTGCTTCTTGTCAAACACGCCCTGGGTATCAGGAAAGGCCAGTGGGGGCTTCCCGGAGGCTGGATCAAAAAAGACGAAGGCATTGACGCCGCAGCAAACCGCTTATTGCTGGAGCTTACTGGGCTTGACCAGATCTTTCTGGAACAGCTCAAAGCCTTTGGTGACCCAGATCGTTTTCCTATTGGCAGGGTGATCACCATTGGCTATTACGCGCTCATCAACAAAGAAAAATACAATATCAAGGCTGGTTATACCGCTTCGGAAGCCAAATGGTTCAGGCTGAAAAAGATCCCGGACCTTATTTACGACCATAACCAGATCCTGGAATTCAGTTTGAAACAGTTGCGTCGCAGGGTTCGCCAGGCGCCGATTGGGTTTAACCTGCTTCCCGAAAAATTCACGCTTTTACAGCTCATGCAACTCTACGAAGAGATCCTGGACATTCAGATGGACAAGTCCAACTTCCGCAGAAAATTCCTGAAAATGAAATTACTCGTGGGTTTAAAAGAGAAACAGCAGGATGTGTCGCATCGCGCGGCTAAGCTCTATAAATTTGATAATGAGATCTACGAGCAGCTGACCACCCGGGGTTTTAATTTTGAATTCTGA
- a CDS encoding sigma-54-dependent transcriptional regulator — MQLKDAKILVIDDDPDVLIALRLLLKSHVAEIAVEKKPSNLSAIISAKKFDVVILDMNFNGLVNTGNEGIFWLNKIKELSPETDVILITAYGDIELAIRSLKEGASDFIIKPWQNEKVIESVTEMVRKKKKPGAQIKQKAGDTRIVGESEEIKNVFAKIEKVAPTDANILILGENGTGKDLVARAIHDNSRRKNKPFVKVDVGALTSTLFESELFGYKKGAFTDAREDRKGRFEAANGGTLFLDEIGNISLRQQARLLTVLQNRTITPLGSNELVPIDIRLVCATNLKISELSDESKFRKDLIYRINTVDILMPPLRARGTDITLLTRYFLDLYAEKYGKGPFKTEKSFLEKLKKHPFPGNVRELQYVVERAVIMAEKSVLKDQDLSFSAIESVPDQQEMDDLRLETVEKNTILKVIDKNKGNISKSAKELGITRAALYRRLDKYDL, encoded by the coding sequence ATGCAGTTAAAAGACGCCAAAATTCTGGTCATCGATGATGATCCTGATGTGCTGATAGCCTTGAGACTCCTGCTGAAATCTCATGTGGCTGAAATCGCTGTTGAAAAAAAACCTTCCAACTTAAGCGCGATCATTTCAGCTAAAAAATTCGATGTCGTGATCCTCGATATGAATTTCAACGGACTCGTAAATACGGGGAACGAAGGGATTTTCTGGTTGAACAAGATCAAGGAACTAAGCCCGGAGACCGATGTCATCCTGATCACCGCCTACGGAGATATCGAACTGGCCATCCGGTCACTGAAAGAAGGCGCTTCAGATTTTATCATCAAACCCTGGCAGAACGAAAAAGTGATCGAGTCGGTTACGGAAATGGTTCGAAAAAAGAAGAAACCTGGCGCTCAGATCAAACAAAAGGCCGGTGATACCCGAATTGTAGGGGAAAGTGAGGAAATCAAAAACGTCTTTGCAAAAATAGAAAAGGTAGCCCCAACCGATGCTAATATCCTGATTCTGGGCGAAAATGGAACCGGGAAAGACCTCGTTGCCAGGGCCATTCACGATAATTCCCGACGAAAAAACAAACCATTCGTCAAAGTGGATGTGGGAGCACTTACTTCCACGCTTTTTGAAAGTGAACTCTTCGGTTATAAAAAGGGCGCTTTTACGGATGCCCGGGAAGATCGAAAAGGACGGTTTGAGGCGGCCAATGGCGGCACACTTTTCCTGGATGAGATCGGGAATATCAGTTTGCGGCAACAGGCCAGGCTGCTTACGGTTCTTCAGAACAGGACGATTACACCGCTGGGGTCTAACGAACTGGTGCCGATTGATATTCGGCTGGTCTGCGCTACCAATTTGAAGATTTCGGAACTTTCTGATGAATCTAAATTCCGAAAGGATCTTATTTACAGGATCAATACCGTGGATATCCTGATGCCGCCACTGCGGGCGAGGGGTACCGATATTACACTGCTCACACGGTATTTCCTGGATCTCTATGCTGAAAAATACGGAAAAGGACCTTTTAAAACCGAAAAGAGTTTTCTGGAAAAACTGAAAAAGCACCCATTTCCGGGGAATGTGCGCGAACTGCAATACGTGGTGGAACGGGCAGTGATCATGGCCGAAAAAAGCGTATTAAAAGACCAGGATTTGTCATTTTCAGCGATAGAATCAGTTCCTGATCAGCAGGAAATGGATGATCTTAGACTGGAAACGGTGGAAAAAAATACCATTTTAAAGGTCATCGATAAAAACAAGGGAAATATCTCAAAATCGGCAAAAGAGCTTGGTATCACTCGTGCGGCACTTTACAGAAGGCTTGATAAATATGACCTTTAA
- a CDS encoding ABC transporter ATP-binding protein, producing MIKITNLEKYYKTEEVQTIALNKLSFEVKEGEFAAIMGPSGCGKSTLLNILGLLDDPDGGSYLFNGTEVSGYNERQRARLRKHNIGFVFQSFNLIDELSVFENVELPLIYTGVKPAERKERVHQVLEKMQIMHRRKHFPQQLSGGQQQRVAVARAVVNNPKIILADEPTGNLDSSNGNEVMDLLTELNEAGTTIIMVTHSEHDAKFSHRIIRMLDGQKVTENVLV from the coding sequence ATGATCAAAATCACCAATCTGGAAAAATATTACAAGACCGAAGAAGTACAGACCATCGCGCTCAACAAGCTTTCTTTTGAAGTGAAAGAAGGCGAATTTGCCGCGATCATGGGCCCATCGGGTTGCGGTAAATCCACGCTTTTAAATATACTGGGGCTTCTGGACGATCCGGATGGCGGAAGTTACCTTTTCAATGGTACGGAAGTCTCCGGGTACAACGAACGCCAGAGAGCCAGGTTGAGAAAGCACAATATCGGCTTTGTATTCCAGAGCTTTAACCTTATTGACGAACTCAGCGTGTTTGAAAACGTCGAACTTCCGCTCATCTATACCGGCGTGAAACCGGCTGAGCGAAAAGAACGCGTGCATCAGGTACTCGAAAAAATGCAGATCATGCATCGCCGGAAGCATTTTCCGCAGCAATTATCGGGAGGGCAGCAACAGCGCGTAGCCGTAGCAAGGGCGGTCGTCAATAACCCAAAGATCATTCTTGCCGATGAGCCTACCGGAAATCTGGACAGCAGTAACGGGAACGAGGTAATGGATCTATTAACCGAGCTTAATGAAGCCGGAACCACCATCATCATGGTAACGCACAGCGAACATGACGCGAAGTTCAGCCACCGAATCATCAGGATGCTGGACGGGCAAAAAGTCACTGAAAATGTTTTAGTCTAG
- a CDS encoding sensor histidine kinase produces the protein MTFKSYHISIFLRVVVLALFSLGISWLVLQQNWVAAGTCLLFMIFLVYNFSRFFSKRFSVIDDFFEAVKFRDFSRNYLAENKPDDIRRLYEGFNTVNQTVREMNSEKEVQYLYLQKILEMIDVGILAYDLETGGILWMNEAFEKLLDVPHFKNIKFVRSRTPEIYQVLFETYHRQPATIDLKIRNENLKVIASHSIFKVDSSSCKLIVIHNIDDTVNKTESEAWKKLLSVMTHEIMNSIAPISSLANTLKSSVRRHIEDSQAALDLEDLDAGLGSIEKRSDGLMKFAKTYRSLNKVTSLSKETVLLKTLFQDLEQLMRSSENIGSNTLQFEVLDEKMEIEADTYLLEQVLINLILNAIEACQNEAEPQVLVKALQKPNGKKMILVIDNGPGIPPEIKDRIFVPFFTTKKQGSGIGLSLSRQIMTLHGGKIQIDSLQEKGTQVSLIF, from the coding sequence ATGACCTTTAAAAGTTATCATATCTCTATTTTTCTGCGGGTCGTGGTGCTGGCGCTTTTTTCGCTGGGAATATCCTGGCTCGTATTGCAACAAAACTGGGTGGCTGCCGGAACCTGTCTTCTTTTTATGATCTTTCTCGTTTATAACTTTTCCAGGTTTTTCAGCAAACGTTTCAGCGTGATCGATGATTTTTTCGAAGCGGTTAAATTTCGGGATTTTTCGAGGAATTACCTGGCAGAAAATAAACCTGACGACATCAGGCGGTTATACGAAGGTTTCAATACCGTGAACCAGACGGTTCGCGAAATGAATTCAGAAAAAGAGGTGCAATACCTGTATTTACAGAAAATACTGGAGATGATCGATGTGGGGATTCTGGCTTATGATCTGGAGACTGGCGGGATTCTCTGGATGAACGAGGCTTTTGAAAAACTGCTGGACGTTCCGCATTTTAAGAATATCAAATTTGTAAGATCCCGGACACCTGAAATTTATCAGGTACTGTTTGAAACTTACCACCGGCAACCAGCGACGATCGATCTTAAGATCAGGAATGAGAATTTAAAAGTGATCGCCTCGCATAGTATTTTCAAGGTGGATTCGAGTTCGTGTAAACTCATCGTGATCCATAATATTGATGATACGGTGAACAAAACCGAGTCCGAAGCCTGGAAAAAGCTGCTAAGCGTGATGACGCATGAGATCATGAATTCCATCGCGCCCATTTCATCGCTTGCCAATACACTGAAAAGCTCTGTTCGCCGGCATATCGAAGATTCGCAGGCAGCCCTGGACCTGGAAGACCTGGACGCCGGGCTCGGCAGCATCGAAAAACGAAGTGACGGATTGATGAAATTCGCGAAAACCTATCGCAGCCTGAATAAAGTGACCAGCCTGAGCAAGGAAACTGTTCTTTTGAAGACATTGTTTCAGGATCTGGAGCAATTGATGCGCTCTTCGGAAAATATCGGTTCGAATACCTTACAATTCGAAGTCTTGGATGAAAAGATGGAAATTGAGGCTGATACTTATTTGCTGGAACAGGTCCTGATCAATCTCATCTTAAATGCGATCGAAGCCTGTCAAAATGAAGCAGAGCCGCAAGTCCTTGTCAAAGCCCTTCAAAAACCGAATGGCAAAAAAATGATCCTGGTCATCGATAACGGTCCTGGCATTCCGCCAGAGATTAAAGACCGCATTTTTGTTCCGTTTTTCACCACCAAGAAGCAGGGGAGTGGTATTGGCCTCAGTCTATCCCGCCAGATCATGACCCTGCATGGCGGAAAAATCCAGATCGATTCTCTCCAGGAAAAAGGCACCCAGGTTTCCCTTATTTTCTAA
- a CDS encoding ABC transporter permease, which translates to MFKNYLIIAWRNLRKEKTFTFLNVFGLSVAFGTAILLSMYALFELSYDRFHENSDSIYQVYQTEHNRNGAQLSISKPIPFAPALKEEVPGVEKITRFNGGTALLTHGEKQLRMSAVFVDPEFFSIFSFPVIEGSMKPVSENAEIAMTEKAAEKLFGKENPIGKTVSIFIDEQEKAFQVTSIIQDIPDESSLNFEVALNFKSQSQRAYGRNIDRWDNSNHEVYLQLSEGTIPEKFEKATRDFTARHYEGYLADARRDGVQPDANGQYLQQRLLPITDYRFASEKDGVAVVNRIYPYLVLGIAFLILFIASVNFINMNIAKSSQRLREIGMRKTLGAGKNQLFLQFWGESLLVFLGALLLGLLLANLLLEPFQTLFNTRASFKNVISFRNIFGFVAAISFITFIAGGYPALLLSKLGTLKALKGKLNLDGGQRLRNSLIIVQFCIAILLISGTLVLWNQLEFMRNKDLGFNKEQVITFPLNGKQDDFRNLQLLRNELTGKPAIRSISAANTNLGRGRDHTTSTSVMTFDHHNKTVRTNVMTVDHDYAETVGLEILQGRSFDRSHATDSLSLVINEAMARELGGENILEETIYLEDSIRFSVIGIVKDYNFQDLDREIEPLTIFLNPQWNMRYAYIKVAPGNLNAAYDQVKLAWNKIEPNAEFLGSYLDENIDRTLSRERSMMTMITSGSIIAIILSCVGLFAISLLVVSQKRKEIGIRKVVGASVGNITVLLTSSFLKLVGIAFLIATPFAWYFSGKWLENYPYRIELNVWIFLISGLIAFGIAIFTISFRTLRAALQNPVKSLRTE; encoded by the coding sequence ATGTTCAAAAACTATCTCATTATCGCCTGGCGGAATCTTCGGAAAGAGAAAACTTTCACGTTTCTGAATGTTTTCGGGCTTTCTGTTGCATTTGGTACGGCAATCCTCCTTTCGATGTACGCGCTTTTCGAACTGTCCTACGATCGGTTTCACGAAAACAGCGATTCGATCTACCAGGTCTATCAAACCGAGCACAACCGGAATGGTGCACAGCTGAGTATTTCCAAACCGATTCCCTTCGCTCCGGCGCTGAAAGAAGAAGTCCCCGGCGTGGAAAAGATCACCCGTTTTAACGGCGGAACCGCACTCCTCACGCATGGTGAAAAACAGCTTAGAATGTCAGCCGTTTTCGTGGACCCGGAATTCTTTTCCATCTTCAGTTTTCCGGTAATTGAGGGGAGCATGAAGCCCGTTTCAGAAAATGCAGAGATCGCGATGACGGAAAAAGCTGCGGAAAAGCTCTTCGGAAAAGAAAACCCCATCGGGAAGACCGTGAGTATTTTTATAGATGAACAGGAAAAAGCTTTCCAGGTCACCTCTATTATCCAGGATATTCCTGACGAAAGCAGCCTGAATTTTGAAGTGGCGCTGAATTTTAAAAGTCAGTCGCAACGAGCTTACGGCAGAAATATCGATCGCTGGGATAATTCCAATCATGAGGTTTACCTGCAACTTTCAGAAGGCACCATCCCCGAAAAGTTTGAAAAAGCCACCCGTGATTTCACGGCCAGGCATTATGAGGGCTATCTTGCCGACGCCAGAAGAGATGGGGTGCAGCCAGATGCCAACGGGCAGTATTTGCAACAGAGACTACTACCTATTACTGATTATCGTTTCGCTTCTGAAAAAGACGGTGTGGCCGTGGTCAATCGTATCTATCCCTACCTCGTGCTGGGAATTGCTTTCCTGATCCTTTTCATTGCCAGCGTCAATTTCATCAATATGAATATTGCCAAAAGCTCACAACGACTTCGGGAAATTGGGATGCGAAAAACACTGGGAGCGGGAAAAAACCAGCTATTCCTGCAATTCTGGGGAGAAAGCCTGCTGGTTTTCCTGGGAGCGCTGTTGCTGGGTTTACTGCTGGCAAACCTGCTGCTTGAACCTTTCCAGACGTTATTCAATACACGCGCTTCATTTAAAAACGTAATAAGCTTCCGGAATATTTTCGGTTTTGTGGCCGCTATTTCGTTCATCACTTTCATCGCTGGCGGTTACCCGGCATTGTTGCTCAGCAAACTGGGCACACTGAAAGCTTTAAAAGGAAAACTGAACCTGGACGGCGGGCAGCGATTGCGAAACAGTCTTATTATTGTACAGTTTTGCATCGCTATCCTTCTCATCAGCGGGACTTTGGTGCTTTGGAATCAGCTGGAGTTTATGCGGAATAAGGATCTCGGTTTTAATAAAGAACAGGTCATTACCTTTCCGTTAAACGGCAAACAGGATGACTTCAGAAACCTACAATTATTACGAAATGAACTGACTGGCAAACCGGCAATTAGGAGTATTTCCGCAGCCAATACCAATTTGGGAAGAGGCCGTGATCATACGACTTCCACCAGCGTGATGACTTTCGATCACCATAATAAAACCGTTCGAACCAATGTCATGACGGTAGATCATGATTACGCCGAAACCGTAGGACTGGAAATTTTGCAAGGCCGCAGTTTTGACCGTTCTCACGCCACCGATAGTCTTTCGCTCGTCATCAACGAAGCCATGGCCAGGGAACTTGGTGGGGAAAATATCCTGGAGGAGACCATTTACCTGGAGGATTCCATCCGTTTTTCGGTCATCGGGATTGTGAAAGATTATAATTTTCAGGACCTGGATCGCGAGATCGAACCGCTCACGATATTCCTGAATCCACAATGGAATATGCGTTACGCCTATATCAAAGTAGCACCCGGAAACCTTAATGCAGCGTATGACCAGGTCAAGCTGGCCTGGAATAAGATCGAGCCAAATGCTGAATTTTTAGGATCATACCTGGATGAAAATATAGACCGAACCCTGTCCCGTGAGCGTTCCATGATGACCATGATCACCAGCGGTTCGATCATAGCGATCATTTTAAGTTGCGTAGGCCTCTTCGCCATTTCACTGCTGGTGGTTTCCCAAAAACGAAAAGAGATCGGTATACGCAAAGTGGTAGGTGCCAGCGTGGGAAACATCACCGTACTGCTCACTTCCAGTTTCCTGAAACTGGTGGGAATTGCTTTTCTGATCGCCACGCCCTTTGCCTGGTATTTTAGCGGAAAATGGCTCGAAAATTATCCATACCGAATTGAACTGAATGTCTGGATCTTTCTTATTTCGGGGCTCATCGCCTTTGGAATTGCCATTTTCACGATCAGTTTCAGAACACTACGAGCGGCACTTCAGAATCCTGTTAAAAGTCTACGAACCGAATAA
- a CDS encoding efflux RND transporter periplasmic adaptor subunit: MDIPLEKKRFTPKKIAMMAGGLLLALLILFVIFSSSGNSKLNVERERITISTVKEGNFQENIPVNGVVLPLTTIYLDAMEGGRVEERFVEDGAMMKKGEPIIRLSNTDLELSLVNQETQVYTLLTQIQRTQNASRENTINKLNQLTDVENSLKEAKREYDLNSKLYEKGAVGRQDFEESRNNYEYQKERLALTQRVLVQDSVSSRTETRQAKESYERTRKALELMRKKVEDLVVKAPVDGQLTALDAEIGQSKNKGERLGQIDVISSYKVQAEIDEHYISRIFSGQRGSFTFNGNNYQLEIKKVYTQVSNGRFKVDMHFTEGVPENIRRGQSLQVKLALSQEKEARLISKGGFFQQTGGNWIFKLSEDGKTAYKTPISLGSQNIEYYEVLDGLQPGDQVITSSYSNFGEVEELVINN; encoded by the coding sequence ATGGACATCCCTTTAGAAAAGAAACGTTTTACACCTAAAAAAATAGCCATGATGGCCGGTGGTTTATTACTGGCCCTGCTCATTCTTTTTGTTATTTTCAGTTCAAGCGGTAATTCCAAACTGAATGTAGAAAGAGAACGCATTACGATCAGCACCGTAAAAGAAGGCAATTTTCAGGAGAATATACCCGTGAACGGCGTGGTGCTTCCCCTTACGACCATTTACCTGGATGCTATGGAAGGTGGCCGGGTGGAAGAGCGTTTTGTGGAGGATGGCGCCATGATGAAAAAAGGTGAGCCCATTATCAGGCTTTCTAATACCGACCTGGAGCTGAGCCTGGTTAACCAGGAAACGCAGGTTTATACGCTGCTCACCCAAATACAAAGAACACAGAATGCTTCCCGAGAAAATACCATTAATAAGCTGAACCAGCTTACCGACGTGGAAAACAGCCTGAAGGAAGCCAAAAGAGAATATGACCTCAACTCCAAATTATATGAAAAGGGCGCCGTTGGCCGGCAGGATTTTGAAGAATCCAGGAATAATTACGAATACCAAAAAGAACGGCTGGCGCTCACCCAGCGTGTGCTCGTACAGGATTCTGTTTCTTCCAGAACAGAAACCAGGCAGGCAAAGGAATCGTATGAAAGAACCCGCAAAGCACTGGAGCTAATGCGCAAAAAAGTAGAAGACCTGGTAGTGAAGGCACCGGTAGACGGGCAATTAACCGCCCTGGATGCTGAAATTGGCCAGTCCAAAAACAAGGGAGAACGCCTGGGGCAGATCGATGTGATTAGTTCCTACAAAGTGCAGGCTGAGATAGATGAACATTATATTTCCAGGATCTTCAGCGGGCAGCGCGGTTCATTCACTTTCAACGGAAATAATTACCAGTTGGAGATCAAAAAGGTGTATACGCAGGTTAGCAATGGTCGTTTCAAAGTAGATATGCACTTCACGGAAGGAGTTCCTGAAAATATTCGTCGCGGTCAAAGCCTTCAGGTAAAACTGGCGCTGAGCCAGGAAAAAGAAGCCAGGCTCATTTCCAAGGGAGGATTTTTTCAACAAACCGGCGGAAACTGGATCTTTAAGCTTTCCGAAGATGGAAAGACGGCCTATAAAACACCTATTAGCCTGGGAAGCCAGAACATCGAATATTACGAAGTTTTAGATGGACTCCAGCCTGGTGACCAGGTAATTACCTCCAGTTATTCTAATTTTGGAGAAGTCGAAGAACTGGTTATCAACAACTAA